In Malassezia japonica chromosome 2, complete sequence, one DNA window encodes the following:
- a CDS encoding uncharacterized protein (EggNog:ENOG503NXSF; TransMembrane:4 (o63-84i96-118o130-148i155-175o); COG:U), producing the protein MNYASGLPGWTWGRDTAPPAPPAESNGLLSYLNSGLSGYVPLRSSERSNEEEAYLSLSHWERFLGFLACLAGSGICFLFSFFFLAPPILALRPHKFALAFTLGNVLFMVGFAVLSGPMAQLRHLMSQGRLPFSVAYVSSMIGTLYFALGPRWRLVTFLFALIQLVALLFYLAAYFPGGVTTLRYAGSMLARGGSSLLPL; encoded by the exons ATGAACTACGCCAGCGGCCTGCCGGGCTGGACGTGGGGGCGCgacaccgcgccgccggcgccgcccgcagAGTCGAATGGGCTCTTGTCGTACTTGAATAGCGGACTGTCGGGCTATGTGCCTCTGCGGTCCTCGGAGCGCTCgaacgaggaggaggcctACCTCTCGCTCAGCCACTGGGAGcg GTTCCTCGGCTTCCTTGCATGCCTGGCAGGGAGCGGGATCTGCTTCCTGttctccttcttcttccttgcgccgccgatcctcgcgctgcggccaCACAAATTTGCGCTCGCATTTACCCTGGGTAATGTGCTGTTCATGGTagg CTTTGCCGTGCTCTCGGGGCccatggcgcagctgcggcaCCTCATGTCACAGGGGCGCCTGCCGTTTTCGGTGGCCTACGTCTCGTCGATGATCGGCACGCTCTACTTTGCGCTCGGGCCGCGCTGGCGCCTGGTCACCTTTCTCTTTGCGCTGatccagctcgtcgcgctgctcttttATCTCGCAGCCTACTTTCCGGGCGGTGTCACGACGCTGCGGTACGCTGGCTCAATGCTCGCGCGGGGTGGATCGAGTCTACTCCCTCTATAG
- a CDS encoding uncharacterized protein (COG:S; EggNog:ENOG503P7AE), translating to MASELYLKELQNFEAPKKSADAHKGAVREFQQPAAPKQPASATASEITSQLDAFQGYEPDAVPEAARGEEEVAETQDVNAYLAELQADPKLEAHH from the exons ATGGCTTCG GAGCTCTACCTGAAGGAGCTCCAGAACTTCGAGGCGCCCAAGAAGTCTGCGGACGCGCACAAGGGTGCGGTCCGTGAGTTCCAGCAGCCCGCTGCTCCCAAGCAGCCTGCCTCGGCGACTGCCTCGGAGATCACctcgcagctcgacgcctTCCAGGGCTACGAGCCGGACGCGGTCCCGGAGGCTGCGCgtggcgaggaggaggtcGCCGAGACCCAGGACGTGAACGCGTACCTTGCTGAGCTGCAGGCGGACCCCAAGCTCGAGGCCCACCACTAA
- a CDS encoding uncharacterized protein (EggNog:ENOG503PJZ7), with protein MRPCAWRGAARGLPAPTRPPRVPVAQQGLPDDVPLDWLSVRSLMDHCMGRGNWRRATLPAYALEGFPKLDRERSARVRGALQERGIEENAFVAWYNSITRATWQESAAILATLDEIPPFVLQRALVRVGHGDAASAVRIAERCVPTYSVDNATRIVHLLMDKCLAERQWHVAAPMTRLVVQTAAAWLDRRNAQPQQADVLVQQCARYLLQAEHDVRVRNALLDLVRLAQTRLPASAAWIEAYIMDRAAPRPGRRVRRGADWVVDPTLIEALLEQGSNTAGLLDLGVRVAAVHRDTERANAWFARIEPEARPTAAFLRALATSPHSADVQAAWALFDAMCTGKEAQSARLADWMLMVRAAAGDSRIPAQHVLGLLQLYEGHAESAARGAARWHAPAAICEQLATSRVAHSSAMDGFLARGDLPRALGVWHAMLRRGIAPDVAALASVCKVHFRTGRAADALREVARWCHEGVVLQDGVGGWMPMAPEAPQDTPGTAVEAQATPHRVQATTYLANIVLEGLLHVGSFHTLFHVWRALGPALHVRPDVVSLDLVLRAAILDADSVAGEASSESPPLFHPYAAREYFRRTLHSQHPELAACTSALDAASKHWLVRGEQRLRRWERWLEQRVAKLFSSAPTTTAVDVPLEPTPVVLDARVFARYAMLLYTLRSVGGGTGIYEELFRIPAYMQALDLAPERSMLCLLYCAQDEVLPPGVASRQGQTPLDVALRQWLDEAEIPGEAEIGEWFRAQSK; from the coding sequence atgcggccgtgcgcctggcgaggagcggcgaGGGGGCtcccggcgccgacgcgcccgccgcgcgtgccggtcgcgcagcaggggCTGCCAGACGATGTGCCACTTGACTGgctgagcgtgcgctcgctgaTGGACCACTGCATGGGCCGCGGAAactggcggcgcgcgacgctgccggCGTACGCGCTCGAGGGCTTCCCGAAACTGGATCGAGAGCGTTctgcgcgcgtgcgcggcgcactgcaAGAGCGTGGGATTGAAGAGAATGCGTTCGTGGCGTGGTACAATAGCATAACACGCGCGACATGGCAGGAAAGCGCAGCGATCCTCGCAACACTGGACGAAATTCCCCCGTTTGtgctccagcgcgcgctcgtgcgcgtcggccacgGGGATGCAGCaagcgcggtgcgcatcgcaGAACGGTGTGTGCCGACGTACTCGGTCGATAATGCGACTCGCATCGTGCATCTCCTCATGGACAAgtgcctcgccgagcggcagtggcacgtcgccgcgcccatgacgcggctcgtcgtccagacggccgccgcatgGCTCGATCGGCGGAATGCACAGCCGCAGCAGGCGGAcgtgctcgtgcagcagTGTGCACGGTACCTGCTCCAGGCAGagcacgacgtgcgcgtgcgcaatgcgctcctcgacctcgtccgTCTTGCACAGACGCGCCTGCCGGCGTCCGCGGCGTGGATCGAGGCGTACATTATGgatcgcgctgcgccgcgcccggggcggcgtgtgcgccgcggcgcagactGGGTCGTGGACCCGACGCtgatcgaggcgctcctcgaaCAAGGCAGCAACACGGCAGGCCTGCTCGATCTGGGTGTGCGTGTCGCGGCCGTGCATCGCGATACAGAGCGTGCAAACGCATGGTTCGCACGTatcgagcccgaggcgcggccCACCGCGGCGTTTCTCCGTGCCCtcgccacgtcgccgcaTTCGGCAGACGTACAGGCGGCATGGGCGCTCTTTGATGCAATGTGCACTGGAAAAGAGGCACAGAGtgcacgcctcgccgacTGGATGCTGATGGTGCGTGCGGCAGCTGGCGATAGCCGCATTCCGGCCCAGCATgtgctcggcctcttgCAGCTCTACGAAGGGCACGCagagagcgccgcgcggggtgcggcgcggtggcacgcgcctgcggcgaTCTGCGAACAGctcgccacgtcgcgcgtcgcacacTCCAGTGCGATGGATGGCTtcttggcgcgcggcgatctgccgcgtgcgctcggcgtgtgGCATGCaatgctgcggcgcggcattGCGCCGGAcgttgcggcgcttgcgtcCGTGTGCAAGGTGCATTTCCGTaccggacgcgccgccgacgccttgcgcgaggtcgcgcgATGGTGCCACGAAGGCGTCGTGCTCCAGGACGGCGTCGGTGGATGGATGCCGATGGCGCCcgaagcgccgcaagatacccccggcacggccgtcgaggcccAGGCCACGCCCCACCGCGTGCAGGCGACAACGTACCTGGCGAATATCGTGCTTGAAGGCCTGCTGCACGTCGGCTCGTTTCATACCCTCTTTCATGtctggcgcgcgctcgggccCGCGCTGCACGTCCGTCCCGATGTTGTGTCGCTCGACCTTGTGCTGCGTGCAGCGATCCTCGATGCGGATAgcgtcgcgggcgaggcgtcgtccgagtcgccgccgctctTTCATCCatacgccgcgcgcgagtacttccggcgcacgctgcacagCCAGCACCCCGAGCTTGCGGCGTGCACGAGTGCACTGGACGCCGCGTCCAAGCACTGGCTCGTGCGtggcgagcagcggctgcggcgctgggagcgctggctcgagcagcgtgtCGCGAAGCTCTtttcgagcgcgccgacgacgaccgcggtcgacgtgccgctGGAGCCAACGCCGGTcgtgctcgatgcgcgtgTCTTTGCGCGGTACGCCATGCTATTGTATACGCTGCGCAGTGTGGGGGGTGGCACCGGCATCTATGAAGAGCTCTTCCGCATCCCGGCGTAcatgcaggcgctcgac
- the GCD11 gene encoding eukaryotic translation initiation factor 2 subunit gamma (BUSCO:EOG09261TPN; COG:J; EggNog:ENOG503NXAR): protein MTDVAELAEGVQAINLDVTKLTPLSPEVIRNQATINIGTIGHVAHGKSTVVKAISGVQTVRFKNELVRNITIKLGYANAKIFKCENPKCLRPQCYQSYPSSKEDHPPCPNPGCGHKMDLVRHVSFVDCPGHDILMATMLNGAAVMDAALLLIAGNEPCPQPQTSEHLAAVEIMKLQHIIILQNKVDLIREQAAEEHWQSIVSFVKGTVADGAPIVPISAQLRYNIDAVNENIVKKVPVPVRDFTATPRLIVIRSFDVNKPGAEIDELKGGVAGGSILSGVLRLGQEIEVRPGIVTKDGEGKIHCRPIYSRIVSLLAEQNKLEFAVPGGLIGVGTKIDPTLCRADRLVGQVLGEVGKLPAIYTELEINYFLLRRLLGVKSDDKKQTKVQKLAKNEVLMVNIGSTSTGGRVMSVKADLAKIFLTSPACTEVGEKIALSRRIDKHWRLVGWGSVRRGTQLEVDTH, encoded by the coding sequence ATGACCGACGTcgcggagctcgccgagggcgtGCAGGCGATCAACCTTGATGTCACGAAGCTCACACCGCTGAGTCCCGAGGTCATTCGGAACCAGGCGACGATCAACATCGGTACGATTGGTCACGTAGCGCACGGCAAGTCGACCGTGGTCAAGGCCATCTCGGGTGTGCAGACGGTTCGTTTCAAGAacgagctggtgcgcaACATTACCATCAAGCTTGGTTACGCGAATGCCAAGATCTTCAAGTGTGAGAACCCCAAGTGCTTGCGGCCGCAGTGCTACCAGAGCTACCCCTCGTCGAAGGAGGACCACCCCCCCTGCCCCAACCCCGGCTGCGGCCACAAGATGGACCTAGTGCGCCACGTCTCGTTCGTCGACTGCCCTGGTCACGACATTCTCATGGCGACCATGCTTAACGGTGCGGCGGTCATGGatgccgcgctcctgctcaTTGCCGGCAACGAGCCGTGCCCGCAGCCCCAGACGAGTGAGCACTTGGCTGCGGTCGAGATCATGAAGCTGCAGCACATCATCATCCTCCAGAACAAGGTCGACCTGATccgcgagcaggccgccgaggagcacTGGCAGAGCATTGTGTCGTTCGTCAAGGGTaccgtcgccgacggcgcgccgatcgtGCCCATCTCGGCGCAGCTCAGGTACAACATTGACGCGGTGAACGAGAACATTGTCAAAAaggtgccggtgccggtgcgcgactTTACCGCGACGCCCCGCCTGATTGTCATCCGCTCTTTCGACGTGAACAAGCCGGGTGCGGAGATTGACGAGCTCAAGGGCGGTGTCGCCGGTGGCTCGATTCTCTCGGgtgtcctgcgcctcggccaggaGATCGAGGTGCGCCCGGGTATTGTGACCAAGGACGGCGAGGGCAAGATCCACTGCCGCCCGATCTACTCGCGCATCGTCTcgctccttgccgagcagAACAAGCTCGAGTTTGCCGTGCCCGGTGGCCTCATCGGTGTCGGTACCAAGATCGACCCGACGCTCTGCCGTGCCGACCGTCTCGTGGgccaggtgctcggcgaggtcggcaAGCTCCCTGCGATCTACACGGAGCTCGAAATCAACTACTTCCtcttgcgccgcctcctcggtGTCAAGTCGGACGACAAAAAGCAGACCAAGGTCCAAAAGCTCGCCAAGAACGAGGTGCTGATGGTCAACATCGGCTCCACCTCGACCGGCGGCCGTGTGATGAGCGTCAAGGCCGACCTGGCCAAGATTTTCCTTACCTCCCCGGCCTGTACCGAGGTCGGCGAAAAGATTGCGCTCAGCCGGCGAATCGACAAGCACTGGCGCTTGGTCGGCTGGGGCTCGGTCCGCCGCGgtacgcagctcgaggtcgacaCCCATTAG